In the Rattus rattus isolate New Zealand chromosome 18, Rrattus_CSIRO_v1, whole genome shotgun sequence genome, one interval contains:
- the LOC116887439 gene encoding antigen peptide transporter 2, translating to MALSHPRPWASLLLVDLALLGLLQSSLGTLLPPGLPGLWLEGTLRLGVLWGLLKVGGLLRLVGTFLPLLCLTNPLFFSLRALVGSTMSTSVVRVSSASWCWLLAGYGAAALSLAVWAVLSPAGAQEKEPGQENNRALMIRLLRLSKPDLPFLIVAFIFLAMAVWWETLIPHYSGRVIDILGGDFDPDAFASAIFFMCLFSVGSSLSAGCRGGSFLFTMSRINLRIREQLFSSLLRQDLAFFQETKTGELNSRLSSDTSLMSQWLSLDANILLRSLVKVVGLYYFMLQVSPRLTFLSLLDLPLTIAAEKVYNPRHQAVLKEIQDAVAKAGQVVREAIGGLQTVRSFGAEEQEVSRYQEALERCRQLWWRRDLERELYLVIRRVMALGMQVLILNCGVQQILAGEVTRGGLLSFLLYQEEVGHHVRNLVYMYGDMLSNVGAAEKVFSYLDRRPNLPKPGTLAPPRLEGRVEFQDVSFSYPSRPEKPVLQGLTLTLHPGKVTALVGPNGSGKSTVAALLQNLYQPTGGQLLLDGEPLVQYDHHYLHRQVVLVGQEPVLFSGSVKDNIAYGLRDCEDAQVMAAAQAACADDFIGEMTNGINTEIGEKGSQLAVGQKQRLAIARALVRNPRVLILDEATSALDAECEQAVNLRSQGDRTMLVIAHRLHTVQNADQVLVLKQGQLVEHDQLRDEQDVYAHLVQQRLEA from the exons ATGGCGCTGTCCCACCCGAGGCCCTGGGCCTCTCTGCTGCTGGTGGACCTGGCTTTACTTGGGTTGCTACAAAGCTCTCTGGGAACTCTGCTTCCCCCGGGGCTGCCAGGACTATGGCTGGAGGGCACCCTGCGACTTGGAGTGCTGTGGGGACTGCTAAAAGTGGGAGGGCTGCTGAGACTTGTGGGGACCTTTCTGCCCTTGCTCTGCCTGACTAACCCCCTGTTTTTCTCGCTGAGAGCCCTGGTGGGAAGCACCATGAGCACCTCAGTAGTCAGAGTGTCTTCTGCCTCTTGGTGCTGGCTGCTTGCTGGCTATGGAGCCGCGGCGTTGAGCCTTGCCGTGTGGGCTGTGCTGAGCCCCGCTGGAGCACAGGAGAAGGAACCAGGCCAGGAGAATAACAGAGCACTCATGATACGGTTGCTGAGGCTGTCCAAGCCGGATCTGCCTTTCCTCATCGTTGCCTTCATCTTTCTTGCGATGGCTGTGtggt GGGAGACGTTAATCCCTCATTATTCGGGTCGTGTGATTGACATCCTGGGAGGTGATTTTGACCCAGACGCCTTTGCGAGCGCCATCTTTTTCATGTGCTTATTCTCtgttgggag ctccctcTCTGCAGGCTGCCgaggaggctccttcctcttcacCATGTCCAGGATCAACCTGCGCATACGAGAGCAGCTTTTCTCATCTTTGTTGCGCCAAGACCTTGCATTCTTCCAGGAGACCAAGACAG GGGAGCTGAACTCACGGCTGAGCTCGGACACCTCCCTGATGAGCCAGTGGCTCTCTTTAGATGCCAATATCCTGCTGCGGAGCCTGGTGAAGGTGGTGGGGCTGTACTACTTCATGCTCCAGGTCTCCCCGAGACtcaccttcctctccctgctgGACCTGCCCCTCACAATAGCAGCCGAGAAGGTGTACAACCCCCGCCATCAG GCTGTGCTAAAGGAGATCCAGGATGCAGTGGCGAAGGCAGGGCAGGTGGTGCGTGAGGCCATAGGAGGGCTGCAGACCGTGAGAAGCTTTGGGGCGGAGGAGCAGGAAGTCAGCCGCTACCAGGAGGCCCTGGAGCGATGTCGACAGCTGTGGTGGCGCCGAGACCTGGAAAGAGAATTGTATTTAGTCATACGGAGG GTAATGGCCTTGGGCATGCAGGTGCTGATTCTGAACTGCGGTGTGCAGCAGATCCTGGCTGGGGAGGTCACCCGGGGCggcctgctttccttcctgctgTATCAGGAGGAAGTGGGGCACCATGTCCGG AACCTGGTATACATGTATGGGGATATGCTGAGCAACGTGGGTGCCGCGGAAAAGGTTTTTTCCTACTTGGACCGAAGGCCAAATCTGCCGAAGCCTGGGACCCTGGCCCCTCCCAGGCTGGAGGGGCGCGTGGAATTTCAAGATGTCTCCTTCTCGTACCCCAGTCGCCCCGAGAAGCCTGTGCTCCAG GGCCTGACGCTCACCCTGCATCCTGGAAAGGTGACCGCGTTGGTGGGACCCAATGGGTCAGGGAAGAGCACCGTGGCCGCCCTGCTGCAGAACCTGTACCAGCCCACCGGGGGCCAGCTGCTGCTGGATGGCGAGCCCCTGGTCCAGTACGATCATCACTACCTGCACCGCCAG GTGGTTCTGGTGGGGCAGGAGCCTGTGCTGTTCTCCGGTTCTGTCAAGGACAATATTGCCTATGGCCTGAGGGACTGTGAGGACGCTCAAGTGATGGCTGCTGCCCAGGCGGCCTGTGCAGACGACTTCATAGGGGAAATGACGAATGGAATAAACACAG AAATCGGGGAGAAAGGGAGCCAGTTAGCTGTGGGACAGAAACAACGTCTGGCCATTGCCCGGGCCCTTGTGCGGAACCCGCGGGTCCTCATCCTGGATGAGGCTACCAGTGCCCTGGACGCCGAGTGCGAGCAGGCCGTGA ACCTGAGATCGCAGGGGGACAGGACGATGCTGGTCATTGCTCACCGGCTGCACACGGTTCAGAATGCTGACCAAGTTCTGGTGCTCAAGCAGGGGCAGCTGGTGGAGCACGACCAGCTCAGGGATGAGCAGGATGTCTACGCTCACTTGGTACAGCAGCGGCTGGAGGCGTGA